The following proteins are encoded in a genomic region of Microbacterium sp. NC79:
- the rpsJ gene encoding 30S ribosomal protein S10 encodes MAGQKIRIRLKSYDHEVIDSSARKIVDTVTRAGATVVGPVPLPTEKNVVAVIRSPHKYKDSREHFEMRTHKRLIDIIDPTPKAVDSLMRLDLPADVNIEIKL; translated from the coding sequence ATGGCGGGACAAAAGATCCGCATCCGACTGAAGTCGTATGACCACGAGGTCATCGATTCGTCGGCTCGTAAGATCGTCGACACCGTGACCCGTGCGGGCGCGACCGTTGTGGGCCCCGTGCCCCTTCCGACGGAAAAGAACGTGGTGGCAGTCATCCGTTCACCGCACAAGTACAAGGACAGCCGCGAGCACTTCGAGATGCGCACCCACAAGCGCCTCATCGACATCATCGACCCGACGCCTAAGGCTGTCGACTCGCTGATGCGCCTCGACCTTCCTGCCGATGTCAACATCGAGATCAAGCTGTAA
- the rplC gene encoding 50S ribosomal protein L3 — MVDINNKVSKGLLGTKLGMTQVWNENGKLIPVTVIELAPNVVTQIRTPERDGYNAVQIAYGQIDPRKVNKPLTAHFEAAGVTPRRHVTEIRTADAGDYSLGQELTVDGTFEAGQLVDVVGTSKGKGTAGVMKRHNFAGVSASHGQHRNHRKPGSIGASSTPSRVFKGMRMAGRMGNERVTVLNLTVHSIDTEKGLMLVKGAVPGARGRIVFVRNAVKGA, encoded by the coding sequence ATGGTTGATATCAACAACAAGGTTTCCAAGGGTCTGCTCGGCACGAAGCTCGGCATGACTCAGGTCTGGAACGAAAACGGCAAGCTCATCCCGGTAACGGTTATCGAGCTGGCACCGAACGTGGTTACGCAGATCCGTACCCCTGAGCGCGACGGCTACAACGCTGTTCAGATCGCTTACGGTCAGATTGACCCCCGCAAGGTGAACAAGCCCCTCACGGCTCACTTCGAGGCAGCAGGCGTTACGCCCCGCCGCCACGTGACGGAGATCCGCACCGCTGACGCTGGCGACTACTCGCTCGGCCAGGAGCTCACGGTTGACGGTACCTTCGAGGCCGGCCAGCTCGTCGACGTGGTCGGCACGAGCAAGGGTAAGGGCACCGCTGGTGTCATGAAGCGCCACAACTTCGCTGGTGTTTCGGCTTCGCACGGTCAGCACCGTAACCACCGTAAGCCCGGTTCTATCGGTGCTTCGTCGACCCCGTCGCGCGTCTTCAAGGGCATGCGCATGGCAGGTCGTATGGGTAACGAGCGCGTGACCGTACTTAACCTCACGGTGCACTCCATCGACACCGAGAAGGGACTCATGCTCGTTAAGGGCGCAGTTCCCGGTGCACGTGGACGCATCGTCTTCGTCCGCAACGCAGTGAAGGGTGCCTAA
- the rplD gene encoding 50S ribosomal protein L4, which produces MADSTLKLDVLGAAGKKAGSVDLPAAIFDVATNVPLIHQVVVAQQAAARQGTHATKGRGAVSGSGSKPFKQKGTGNARQGSIRMPQHRGGGVVHGPQPRDYSQRTPKKMIAAALLGAISDRVRGERLHVIDSFGIEGAPSTKKAAALLKSFPGKNVLVVLTRDDEVSLLSVRNLENLHVLAVDQLNAYDVVVSDDIVFTKAAFDAFVAAKTGAEEVSA; this is translated from the coding sequence ATGGCTGACTCCACGCTTAAGCTCGACGTTCTGGGCGCTGCTGGCAAGAAGGCCGGTTCGGTCGACCTGCCCGCCGCGATCTTTGACGTCGCAACGAATGTCCCGCTGATTCACCAGGTTGTTGTTGCCCAGCAGGCAGCAGCTCGCCAGGGAACGCACGCAACCAAGGGCCGTGGCGCTGTGTCCGGTTCGGGTTCGAAGCCGTTCAAGCAGAAGGGTACGGGTAACGCTCGTCAGGGCTCGATCCGTATGCCGCAGCACCGCGGTGGTGGCGTTGTCCACGGACCGCAGCCGCGCGACTACTCGCAGCGCACCCCCAAGAAGATGATCGCTGCTGCCCTCCTCGGTGCAATCAGCGACCGTGTTCGTGGCGAGCGTCTGCACGTTATCGACTCGTTCGGTATCGAGGGCGCACCCTCGACCAAGAAGGCTGCAGCACTGCTGAAGTCGTTCCCGGGCAAGAACGTCCTCGTTGTGCTCACGCGCGACGACGAGGTGAGCCTGCTCAGCGTACGCAACCTCGAGAACCTTCACGTTCTCGCTGTTGACCAGCTGAACGCTTACGACGTGGTCGTCTCTGACGACATCGTCTTCACCAAGGCAGCCTTCGACGCGTTTGTCGCAGCGAAGACTGGCGCTGAGGAGGTTTCGGCATGA
- the rplW gene encoding 50S ribosomal protein L23, translating into MTANKDPRDIIFKPVVSEKSYGLIDEGKYTFEVDPRATKTEIKLAIEKIFGVKVASVNTINRVGKARRTRFGMGKRKDTKRAIVALKSGTIDIFTSVG; encoded by the coding sequence ATGACCGCAAACAAGGATCCGCGCGACATCATCTTCAAGCCGGTTGTCTCGGAGAAGTCCTACGGACTGATCGACGAGGGCAAGTACACCTTCGAGGTGGACCCCCGCGCAACGAAGACCGAAATCAAGCTCGCCATCGAGAAGATTTTCGGCGTCAAGGTCGCGTCTGTTAACACCATTAACCGCGTCGGCAAGGCACGCCGCACCCGCTTCGGCATGGGCAAGCGCAAGGACACCAAGCGCGCCATTGTTGCTCTGAAGTCGGGCACGATCGACATCTTCACGTCGGTCGGCTAA
- the rplB gene encoding 50S ribosomal protein L2 encodes MAIRKYKPTTPGRRGSSVADFAEITRSTPEKSLLRPLSKTGGRNNQGRITTRHIGGGHKRQYRVIDFRRNDKDGVNATVAHIEYDPNRTARIALLHYVDGTKRYILAPNKTKQGDIIESGASADIKPGNNLPLKNIPTGTVIHAIELRPGGGAKIARSAGVSVRLVAKDGNFAQLRMPSGEIRNVDARCRATIGEVGNAEQSNINWGKAGRMRWKGVRPTVRGVAMNPVDHPHGGGEGKTSGGRHPVSPWGQAEGRTRHANKESDKYIVRRRTVGKKRK; translated from the coding sequence ATGGCTATTCGTAAGTACAAGCCCACGACCCCTGGTCGCCGCGGCTCGTCGGTTGCCGACTTCGCTGAAATCACGCGTTCCACGCCTGAGAAGTCGCTGCTGCGCCCGCTGTCCAAGACCGGTGGTCGCAACAACCAGGGTCGCATCACGACCCGTCACATCGGTGGTGGCCACAAGCGCCAGTACCGCGTTATCGACTTCCGTCGTAACGACAAGGACGGCGTCAACGCAACCGTTGCTCACATCGAGTACGACCCCAACCGCACGGCACGCATTGCGCTCCTGCACTACGTCGACGGAACCAAGCGCTACATCCTGGCTCCGAACAAGACCAAGCAGGGCGACATCATTGAGTCGGGCGCAAGCGCCGACATCAAGCCCGGTAACAACCTGCCGCTGAAGAACATCCCCACGGGTACTGTTATTCACGCAATCGAGCTCCGCCCCGGTGGCGGCGCAAAGATCGCTCGTTCGGCTGGTGTCTCGGTTCGTCTGGTTGCAAAGGACGGCAACTTCGCGCAGCTGCGCATGCCGTCTGGCGAAATCCGTAACGTCGACGCTCGTTGCCGCGCAACGATCGGCGAGGTCGGCAACGCCGAGCAGTCGAACATCAACTGGGGTAAGGCTGGCCGCATGCGCTGGAAGGGCGTTCGCCCGACCGTTCGTGGTGTCGCTATGAACCCGGTTGACCACCCGCACGGTGGTGGTGAGGGTAAGACCTCTGGTGGTCGTCACCCCGTTTCCCCGTGGGGCCAGGCCGAAGGCCGTACCCGTCACGCAAACAAGGAAAGCGACAAGTACATCGTGCGTCGCCGTACCGTTGGCAAGAAGCGTAAGTAG
- the rpsS gene encoding 30S ribosomal protein S19, giving the protein MPRSLKKGPFVDEHLLRKVSSQNEAGTKNVIKTWSRRSMIVPSMLGHTIAVHDGRKHIPVFVTETMVGHKLGEFAPTRTFRGHVKDDKKGRRR; this is encoded by the coding sequence ATGCCACGCAGTCTGAAGAAGGGCCCCTTCGTCGACGAGCACCTGCTTCGCAAGGTCAGCTCGCAAAACGAAGCGGGAACGAAGAACGTCATCAAGACCTGGTCGCGCCGATCGATGATCGTGCCGTCCATGCTGGGACACACGATCGCCGTTCACGACGGTCGCAAGCACATCCCCGTATTTGTTACGGAGACGATGGTTGGCCACAAGCTGGGCGAATTCGCGCCCACCCGCACCTTCCGCGGCCACGTGAAGGACGACAAGAAGGGCCGCCGCCGCTAA
- the rplV gene encoding 50S ribosomal protein L22 translates to MVESIARVRHIRVTPQKARRVVALIKGKQAEEALAILKFAQQAASEPIYKLVHSAIANARVTADKNGESLDESDLFVTNAYVDEGTTLKRFQPRAQGRAFQIKKRTSHITVVLSTPETAAAAPAAQKKASK, encoded by the coding sequence ATGGTGGAGTCCATCGCACGCGTGCGACACATCCGCGTGACCCCTCAGAAGGCTCGTCGCGTCGTTGCGCTTATCAAGGGAAAGCAGGCTGAAGAAGCCCTCGCGATCCTGAAGTTCGCGCAGCAGGCCGCTTCGGAGCCGATCTACAAGCTGGTCCACTCGGCCATCGCTAACGCCCGCGTTACCGCGGACAAGAACGGTGAGTCGCTGGACGAGTCGGATCTGTTCGTAACGAACGCATATGTGGACGAGGGCACGACGCTGAAGCGTTTCCAGCCCCGTGCACAGGGTCGCGCATTCCAGATCAAGAAGCGCACGAGCCACATCACGGTCGTGCTTTCGACGCCGGAGACAGCTGCTGCTGCTCCTGCGGCTCAGAAGAAGGCGAGCAAGTAA
- the rpsC gene encoding 30S ribosomal protein S3 yields MGQKVNPYGFRLGITTDHVSRWFSDSTKPGQRYADYVAEDIKIRQLLQTQLDRAGVSNIEIERTRDRVRVDIHTARPGIVIGRRGAEAERIRADLEKLTGKQIQLNILEVRNPEADAQLVAQGIAEQLTARVAFRRAMRKGLQGAQRAGAKGIRIQVSGRLGGAEMSRSEFYREGRVPLHTLRANIDYGFYEAKTTFGRIGVKVWIYKGDLTNKELAREQANQKPSRDRGDRPRRAPRNAEAPVTEGASA; encoded by the coding sequence ATGGGACAGAAGGTTAACCCGTACGGCTTCCGCCTCGGTATTACGACGGACCACGTGTCACGTTGGTTCTCGGACTCGACGAAGCCGGGCCAGCGTTACGCTGACTACGTCGCCGAGGACATCAAGATCCGTCAGCTGCTGCAGACGCAGCTGGACCGTGCCGGCGTCAGCAACATCGAGATCGAGCGCACCCGTGACCGTGTTCGTGTGGACATCCACACGGCTCGCCCGGGTATCGTCATCGGTCGCCGTGGTGCTGAGGCTGAGCGCATCCGCGCTGACCTTGAGAAGCTCACCGGCAAGCAGATCCAGCTGAACATCCTCGAGGTTCGTAACCCCGAGGCTGATGCTCAGCTGGTTGCACAGGGCATCGCAGAGCAGCTCACCGCTCGCGTGGCATTCCGCCGCGCGATGCGCAAGGGCCTCCAGGGCGCTCAGCGTGCAGGTGCTAAGGGTATTCGTATCCAGGTGTCCGGCCGCCTCGGCGGTGCTGAGATGAGCCGTTCGGAGTTCTACCGCGAAGGTCGTGTGCCGCTGCACACGCTTCGTGCGAACATCGACTACGGCTTCTACGAGGCAAAGACCACCTTCGGCCGTATTGGCGTGAAGGTTTGGATCTACAAGGGCGACCTGACCAACAAGGAACTCGCTCGCGAGCAGGCTAACCAGAAGCCGTCCCGCGACCGTGGTGACCGCCCCCGTCGCGCTCCGCGCAACGCAGAGGCACCGGTCACGGAAGGAGCTTCGGCGTAA
- the rplP gene encoding 50S ribosomal protein L16, with the protein MLIPRKVKFRKQHHPKRDGAATGGTKVSFGEYGIQALTSAYVTNRQIESARIAMTRHIKRGGKVWINIYPDRPLTKKPAETRMGSGKGSPEWWVANVKPGRVLFEVAGVSEQLAREAMTRAIHKLPLKARIIKREEGDA; encoded by the coding sequence ATGCTTATCCCTCGTAAGGTTAAGTTCCGTAAGCAGCACCACCCCAAGCGTGATGGTGCAGCTACCGGTGGAACCAAGGTTTCGTTCGGCGAGTACGGTATTCAGGCGCTCACGTCTGCATACGTAACCAACCGTCAGATCGAGTCCGCTCGTATCGCAATGACCCGTCACATCAAGCGTGGTGGAAAGGTGTGGATCAACATCTACCCTGACCGTCCGCTGACGAAGAAGCCCGCTGAAACCCGCATGGGTTCCGGTAAGGGTTCACCCGAGTGGTGGGTTGCAAACGTCAAGCCGGGTCGCGTCCTCTTCGAGGTCGCTGGTGTTAGCGAGCAGCTCGCTCGCGAAGCCATGACCCGTGCCATCCACAAGCTGCCGCTCAAGGCACGCATCATCAAGCGCGAGGAAGGCGACGCATAA
- the rpmC gene encoding 50S ribosomal protein L29 yields the protein MAIGTKTLATSELDTFEDQRLLEEVRKAKEELFNLRFQSATGQLESHGRIRAVKRDIARLYTVIRERELGIRATPAPVEAAPKAKKAKAKKADEADVAKEDAE from the coding sequence ATGGCGATCGGCACCAAGACGCTCGCTACTAGCGAGCTCGACACGTTCGAAGACCAGCGCCTCCTCGAGGAGGTCCGTAAGGCCAAGGAAGAGCTGTTTAACCTGCGCTTCCAGTCGGCAACGGGCCAGCTCGAGAGCCACGGTCGCATCCGCGCCGTCAAGCGCGACATTGCACGCCTGTACACCGTTATTCGCGAGCGCGAGCTGGGCATTCGTGCCACGCCCGCACCCGTTGAAGCGGCTCCCAAGGCGAAGAAGGCTAAGGCGAAGAAGGCCGACGAGGCTGACGTCGCGAAGGAGGACGCAGAGTAA
- the rpsQ gene encoding 30S ribosomal protein S17 encodes MAAKDEAVQAEAVVRGDRKARRGYVVSDKMDKTIVVEVEDRVKHPLYGKVIRRTSKVKAHDETNSAGIGDLVLINETRPLSATKRWRLVEILEKAK; translated from the coding sequence ATGGCTGCAAAGGACGAAGCCGTACAGGCTGAAGCCGTTGTCCGTGGCGACCGCAAGGCTCGCCGTGGTTACGTCGTCAGCGACAAGATGGACAAGACCATCGTTGTAGAGGTTGAGGACCGCGTTAAGCACCCGCTCTACGGCAAGGTCATCCGTCGTACGTCGAAGGTTAAGGCTCACGACGAGACGAACAGCGCCGGCATCGGTGACCTCGTTCTCATCAACGAGACCCGTCCCCTGAGCGCTACCAAGCGGTGGCGTCTCGTCGAGATCCTCGAGAAGGCCAAGTAA
- the rplN gene encoding 50S ribosomal protein L14, which produces MIQSESRLKVADNTGAKELLTIRVLGGSGRRFAGLGDVIVATVKDAIPGGNVKKGDVIKAVIVRTKKQTRRQDGSYIKFDENAAVILKNDGEPRGTRIFGPVGRELRDKKFMKIVSLAPEVI; this is translated from the coding sequence ATGATTCAGTCTGAATCCCGCCTCAAGGTCGCCGACAACACCGGTGCGAAGGAACTGCTCACGATCCGTGTACTCGGTGGCTCCGGCCGTCGCTTCGCGGGCCTGGGTGACGTCATCGTCGCTACGGTCAAGGACGCCATCCCCGGCGGAAACGTGAAGAAGGGTGACGTCATCAAGGCTGTCATCGTCCGCACGAAGAAGCAGACGCGCCGTCAGGACGGCTCGTACATCAAGTTCGACGAGAACGCTGCCGTCATCCTGAAGAACGACGGGGAGCCCCGCGGCACCCGCATCTTCGGACCGGTCGGTCGCGAGCTTCGTGACAAGAAGTTCATGAAGATCGTCTCGCTGGCACCGGAGGTTATCTGA
- the rplX gene encoding 50S ribosomal protein L24 gives MAKIKKGDLVQVITGAKPERGGDRGKQGKVLDVLVEQNRVIVEGVNYITKHSRVGQSQRGTKTGGIETMEAPIHISNVALVDPSTKKTTKVGHRVEEQTKDGVKRTVRVRFAKKSGKDL, from the coding sequence ATGGCGAAGATCAAGAAGGGTGACCTCGTACAGGTCATCACGGGCGCTAAGCCCGAGCGTGGCGGCGACCGCGGTAAGCAGGGCAAGGTCCTCGATGTCCTTGTTGAGCAGAACCGCGTCATCGTCGAAGGCGTGAACTACATCACGAAGCACTCGCGTGTTGGTCAGTCGCAGCGCGGCACCAAGACCGGTGGCATCGAAACGATGGAAGCACCCATTCACATTTCGAACGTTGCCCTCGTTGACCCCTCGACGAAGAAGACCACCAAGGTTGGTCACCGCGTTGAGGAGCAGACGAAGGATGGCGTCAAGCGCACGGTTCGCGTGCGTTTCGCAAAGAAGAGCGGTAAGGACCTCTGA
- the rplE gene encoding 50S ribosomal protein L5 has product MSNATAATAGKIQPRLKQKYNAEIKKAMQDEFGYENVMQIPGLVKVVVNTGVGEAARDSKVIDGAVADLTAITGQKPIVTKAKKSIAQFKLREGQAIGAHVTLRGDRAWEFVDRLVSLALPRIRDFRGLSGKQFDGNGNYTFGLQEQSVFHEIDQDKIDRVRGFDITVVTTAKTDDEGRALLRHLGFPFRADDAQA; this is encoded by the coding sequence ATGAGCAACGCAACTGCTGCGACTGCTGGCAAGATCCAGCCGCGCCTCAAGCAGAAGTACAACGCCGAGATCAAGAAGGCGATGCAGGACGAGTTCGGTTACGAAAACGTCATGCAGATCCCCGGCCTGGTCAAGGTTGTCGTAAACACCGGTGTTGGTGAAGCAGCTCGTGACTCTAAGGTCATCGATGGTGCTGTCGCCGACCTGACCGCTATCACCGGTCAGAAGCCGATCGTCACCAAGGCAAAGAAGTCCATCGCACAGTTCAAGCTGCGCGAGGGCCAGGCAATTGGTGCACACGTCACGCTTCGTGGCGACCGTGCATGGGAATTTGTCGACCGCCTGGTTTCGCTCGCACTGCCCCGTATCCGCGACTTCCGCGGTCTCTCGGGCAAGCAGTTCGACGGCAACGGTAACTACACGTTCGGTCTGCAGGAGCAGTCGGTCTTCCACGAGATCGACCAGGACAAGATCGACCGCGTTCGTGGTTTCGACATCACTGTCGTGACGACGGCGAAGACGGACGACGAGGGTCGCGCTCTGCTGCGTCACCTCGGCTTCCCGTTCCGCGCTGACGACGCTCAGGCGTAA
- the rpsH gene encoding 30S ribosomal protein S8, which yields MTMTDPVADMLTRLRNANSAHHDSVTMPSSKLKTHVAEILKREGFIAGWEVADARVGKNLTLTLKYGQNRERSIVGIKRVSKPGLRVYAKSTELPKVFGGLGIAILSTSSGLLTDRQAENKGVGGEVLAYVW from the coding sequence ATGACAATGACAGACCCGGTCGCAGATATGCTGACCCGTCTGCGCAATGCGAACTCGGCGCACCACGATTCTGTGACCATGCCGTCGAGCAAGCTGAAGACGCACGTCGCCGAAATTCTCAAGCGTGAGGGTTTCATCGCCGGATGGGAGGTCGCTGACGCACGCGTTGGTAAGAACCTCACGCTGACGCTCAAGTACGGCCAGAACCGTGAGCGTTCGATCGTCGGCATCAAGCGCGTTTCGAAGCCCGGTCTTCGCGTGTACGCGAAGTCGACCGAGCTTCCCAAGGTTTTCGGTGGCCTCGGTATCGCCATTCTGTCCACGTCCTCCGGTCTGCTTACGGACCGTCAGGCTGAGAACAAGGGTGTAGGTGGGGAAGTCCTCGCCTACGTTTGGTGA
- the rplF gene encoding 50S ribosomal protein L6: MSRIGRLPISIPAGVTVTVDGSAVSVKGPKGELVLNVASPIEVAIEENQVVVSRPDDERESRSLHGLTRTLIHNDIIGVTEGYSKGLEVVGTGYRVAQKGTSVEFALGFSHPVIVDAPEGITLTVEGNNKLTVTGISKQAVGEAAANIRKIRKPEPYKGKGVRYAGEVVRRKAGKAGK; the protein is encoded by the coding sequence ATGTCACGTATCGGACGTCTTCCCATTAGCATCCCGGCCGGAGTGACCGTTACGGTCGACGGCTCGGCAGTCTCGGTTAAGGGCCCGAAGGGCGAGCTCGTTCTCAACGTAGCTAGCCCCATCGAGGTCGCGATCGAGGAGAACCAGGTTGTGGTTTCACGCCCCGACGACGAGCGCGAATCGCGTTCGCTGCACGGACTGACCCGCACCCTCATCCACAACGACATCATTGGCGTCACCGAGGGTTACTCCAAGGGCCTTGAGGTCGTCGGAACCGGTTACCGCGTTGCTCAGAAGGGCACCTCGGTAGAGTTCGCCCTGGGCTTCTCGCACCCGGTCATCGTTGACGCACCCGAGGGCATCACGCTCACGGTTGAGGGCAACAACAAGCTCACCGTCACCGGCATCTCGAAGCAGGCCGTCGGTGAGGCTGCAGCGAACATCCGCAAGATTCGTAAGCCCGAGCCTTACAAGGGCAAGGGTGTGCGTTACGCAGGCGAGGTCGTTCGTCGCAAGGCCGGAAAGGCTGGTAAGTAA
- the rplR gene encoding 50S ribosomal protein L18 — MAVKSKSVARARRHARLRKHIAGTAERPRLVVTRSARHVFVQIVDDSKGHTLVSASTLETDLRANDGDKTAKARKVGEILAERAKAAGIEAVVFDRGGNRYAGRVAAIADGAREGGLSL, encoded by the coding sequence ATGGCTGTGAAGTCGAAGTCAGTCGCACGTGCACGTCGTCACGCGCGTCTTCGCAAGCACATCGCTGGTACGGCAGAGCGTCCGCGCCTCGTTGTAACCCGTTCGGCACGTCACGTGTTCGTCCAGATCGTCGACGACAGCAAGGGCCACACCCTCGTTTCGGCATCGACGCTCGAGACCGACCTTCGTGCAAACGACGGTGACAAGACCGCAAAGGCACGCAAGGTGGGAGAAATCCTCGCCGAGCGCGCAAAGGCTGCCGGTATCGAGGCAGTTGTGTTCGACCGTGGCGGTAACCGCTACGCCGGCCGTGTTGCAGCAATTGCAGACGGCGCCCGCGAGGGAGGGTTGAGCCTGTGA
- the rpsE gene encoding 30S ribosomal protein S5 — MTEVTQAAATEVAAAEATTEREPREARRGGRERNPNRDRGSRDRAESQFLERVVTINRVSKVVKGGRRFSFTALVVVGDGNGVVGVGYGKAREVPLAISKGVEDAKRNFFRVPRVASSIPHPVQGEAAAGVVLLRPAAAGTGVIAGGPVRAVLECAGVHDVLSKSLGSSNTINIVHATVDALKQLEEPRAVAARRGLDYDQVVPAKILKIEARVAKAAAEAKVGA, encoded by the coding sequence GTGACTGAAGTCACTCAGGCCGCAGCAACCGAGGTTGCCGCTGCCGAGGCGACGACCGAGCGTGAGCCCCGTGAGGCTCGCCGCGGCGGTCGCGAGCGTAACCCGAACCGTGACCGCGGTTCGCGTGACCGTGCCGAAAGCCAGTTCCTCGAGCGCGTTGTCACCATCAACCGCGTTTCGAAGGTCGTCAAGGGTGGTCGTCGCTTTAGCTTCACCGCTCTTGTCGTTGTCGGTGACGGCAACGGTGTTGTCGGCGTCGGATACGGCAAGGCACGCGAAGTTCCGCTCGCTATCTCGAAGGGTGTGGAAGACGCCAAGCGCAACTTCTTCCGCGTTCCTCGCGTAGCATCGTCGATCCCGCACCCGGTTCAGGGTGAGGCAGCAGCAGGCGTTGTGCTGCTGCGTCCGGCCGCAGCTGGTACCGGTGTTATCGCCGGTGGTCCGGTTCGCGCCGTCCTCGAGTGCGCAGGCGTCCACGACGTTCTGTCGAAGTCGCTCGGATCGTCGAACACCATCAACATCGTTCACGCAACGGTTGACGCCCTGAAGCAGCTGGAAGAGCCGCGCGCCGTCGCTGCTCGTCGTGGTCTTGACTACGACCAGGTTGTTCCCGCCAAGATCCTCAAGATCGAAGCGCGCGTGGCTAAGGCTGCTGCGGAAGCAAAGGTAGGTGCCTGA
- the rpmD gene encoding 50S ribosomal protein L30, whose product MAARLKVTQIKSKVSEKQNQRDTLRSLGLKRIGDSVVRPDDSQTRGYVRTVAHLVKVEEID is encoded by the coding sequence ATGGCTGCACGTCTCAAGGTGACCCAGATCAAGTCCAAGGTGAGCGAAAAGCAGAACCAGCGCGACACGCTGCGTTCGCTGGGCCTCAAGCGGATCGGCGACTCGGTCGTTCGTCCGGATGACTCCCAGACGCGCGGTTACGTGCGCACCGTTGCTCACCTCGTCAAGGTTGAGGAGATCGACTAA
- the rplO gene encoding 50S ribosomal protein L15, with amino-acid sequence MAEKKDETVATVDAPAKKTAAKKPAAKKPAAKAEAPASRPGVLKVHHLRPVPGAHTAKTRVGRGEGSKGKTAGRGTKGTKARYQVKVGFEGGQMPLHMRTPKLRGFKNPFRVEYQVVNLDKLTELYPNGGDVTIADLVAKGAVRKNEKVKVLGNGDITVKLNVQVDKVSSSAEQKIVAAGGSVA; translated from the coding sequence ATGGCTGAAAAGAAGGACGAGACCGTAGCAACGGTCGACGCCCCCGCCAAGAAGACGGCGGCTAAGAAGCCTGCCGCGAAGAAGCCTGCTGCCAAGGCTGAGGCTCCGGCCTCGCGCCCCGGCGTGCTCAAGGTTCACCACCTCCGCCCGGTTCCCGGCGCACACACCGCAAAGACTCGTGTCGGTCGCGGTGAGGGCTCGAAGGGTAAGACGGCTGGCCGTGGTACCAAGGGTACGAAGGCTCGTTACCAGGTCAAGGTTGGGTTCGAGGGTGGCCAGATGCCGCTCCACATGCGTACGCCTAAGCTGCGCGGCTTCAAGAACCCGTTCCGTGTTGAGTACCAGGTTGTCAACCTGGACAAGCTCACGGAGCTGTACCCCAACGGTGGCGACGTCACCATTGCTGACCTGGTCGCAAAGGGTGCTGTTCGCAAGAACGAAAAGGTGAAGGTCCTCGGTAACGGCGACATCACCGTTAAGCTGAATGTCCAGGTAGACAAGGTCTCGAGCTCGGCTGAGCAGAAGATTGTTGCTGCAGGTGGTTCGGTAGCCTAA